In a genomic window of Deltaproteobacteria bacterium:
- a CDS encoding TRAP transporter fused permease subunit yields the protein MNQTHESQMIDLSLEEKNDVLSWTITNPRMSVEFILAVLFLVSAVFFSVYHLYTGYFGQPEAHLHRSIHLTVVFVMVFIMYPIDRKPWNAPFRWVRLIDLILMCIALVAEFYYLADLEGYPYRIPSPSLMDMIMGATVYFLVLEITRRTVGWPMVLIALFFSIHALYSNYFVSILYGSPTFYDTFIAETVMTSSGIFGIPIAVMASFVVLFLIFSALLIYTGAGKFFVNLAYGIAGNQVGGPAKAAIVSSMAFGTISGSTASDVVATGSFTIPLMRRLGYHKRFAGAVEAVASSGGAFMPPVMGAVAFIMAAFLGIPYFSVILAALLPALLYYTSLFLMVDFQARKKGLAAIPRKDLPDLRMVLRWGGHLVIPVIVLVGMLALNYSASAAASWSIAVLFGVTLLKKESRLGPIEILRVFESAGKRVLPVSSACACAGIIISATTLSGAGLRLGQVIIETSGASILVALVFTMILSIVLGMGLTTTAVYITLVVTVIPTIVKLGVLPIAAHLFALYFGVLSNIIPPVAIAAFAAAALAESNPMKTAVTAFGIGIAGLIVPFAFVYRRELLLMGNPAEILLAVLTSLVAVAGLAMSIQGWARRKVSLVWRAVLFLAAIGSFSHNRAVYVTGAVVIVLYFLIGQVKGKRAQPA from the coding sequence GTGAACCAAACTCACGAAAGCCAGATGATCGATCTTTCCCTGGAGGAGAAGAACGATGTTCTATCCTGGACGATCACCAACCCGAGAATGTCCGTCGAGTTTATCTTGGCTGTTCTCTTCCTGGTAAGCGCGGTTTTTTTCTCTGTTTACCACCTCTACACGGGCTACTTCGGCCAACCAGAAGCGCACCTGCACCGTTCGATCCATCTTACCGTAGTCTTCGTGATGGTTTTCATAATGTATCCGATCGACCGGAAACCTTGGAATGCCCCTTTCCGGTGGGTACGGTTGATAGATCTCATCCTTATGTGCATTGCCCTGGTAGCAGAGTTCTACTACCTAGCGGATCTTGAAGGGTACCCGTACCGAATTCCCTCTCCGAGTCTCATGGACATGATTATGGGGGCCACCGTCTATTTCCTCGTTCTTGAAATTACGAGACGAACCGTAGGCTGGCCTATGGTGCTGATAGCTCTGTTTTTCAGTATTCACGCCCTGTACAGTAACTACTTTGTATCAATCCTTTATGGGAGCCCCACCTTCTACGACACCTTTATCGCTGAGACTGTGATGACATCCAGTGGTATTTTCGGGATCCCTATAGCGGTTATGGCCTCCTTTGTGGTGCTTTTTCTTATCTTTTCAGCACTGCTGATCTATACAGGAGCGGGAAAATTTTTCGTGAATCTCGCCTATGGAATCGCTGGGAATCAGGTAGGTGGCCCTGCCAAAGCAGCGATAGTTTCGAGCATGGCATTTGGAACCATTTCGGGGAGTACGGCATCGGACGTCGTTGCTACAGGAAGCTTCACGATTCCTCTCATGAGACGCCTGGGCTACCACAAGCGGTTTGCTGGAGCGGTCGAGGCTGTTGCCTCAAGCGGAGGAGCCTTCATGCCGCCGGTCATGGGGGCTGTGGCTTTCATTATGGCGGCTTTTCTCGGAATTCCTTATTTTTCTGTGATTCTCGCAGCCTTGTTGCCCGCTTTGCTTTACTACACGTCCCTTTTCCTGATGGTGGATTTCCAGGCCAGAAAAAAGGGACTGGCCGCCATTCCCAGGAAAGATCTTCCGGATCTGCGGATGGTCCTGAGGTGGGGCGGGCACCTCGTGATCCCAGTAATAGTGCTGGTGGGTATGCTTGCTCTCAACTACTCAGCTTCGGCGGCAGCCTCCTGGAGCATAGCAGTCTTGTTTGGCGTTACTCTCTTGAAGAAAGAGAGCAGGCTTGGACCAATCGAGATCTTGAGGGTCTTCGAATCCGCTGGAAAGCGTGTGTTGCCTGTTTCCTCGGCGTGTGCCTGTGCAGGGATTATTATCTCCGCTACCACTCTATCAGGGGCGGGTCTGCGGCTTGGCCAGGTGATCATCGAGACCAGCGGAGCCTCCATTTTGGTGGCTCTTGTGTTTACTATGATCCTTTCGATTGTCCTGGGGATGGGTTTGACCACCACAGCCGTCTATATTACTTTGGTGGTCACAGTGATTCCAACAATAGTCAAGCTCGGTGTTCTCCCTATTGCCGCCCATTTGTTCGCCCTTTACTTCGGCGTTCTTTCCAACATAATTCCGCCGGTCGCCATTGCCGCATTTGCTGCCGCCGCTCTGGCTGAAAGCAATCCCATGAAAACGGCAGTCACTGCCTTTGGCATCGGTATAGCCGGTCTTATCGTCCCATTCGCTTTTGTTTACAGGAGAGAGCTACTACTCATGGGTAATCCAGCGGAGATTCTACTGGCTGTTCTTACCAGTCTGGTCGCAGTGGCCGGATTGGCCATGTCCATTCAGGGATGGGCCCGGAGGAAGGTTTCCCTGGTATGGAGGGCCGTCCTCTTTCTTGCCGCAATCGGGTCGTTTAGCCACAACCGGGCGGTCTATGTGACCGGAGCCGTGGTTATCGTGTTGTATTTTCTCATAGGCCAGGTAAAGGGGAAAAGGGCACAGCCTGCTTGA
- a CDS encoding D-glycerate dehydrogenase — protein sequence MARKVLVPWPIPKAGVDALSRAGVDVLVIHGPRGEPLAEGQLIETVKGADLLLPRGGQRIRREVMTAGPRLRGIANYGVGYDNIDTKSATELGIPVTNTPGVLTDTTADLAWALLMATARMIPQAHSYTVSGQWQQDGWKRFMGLDIGPGGSRTRKVLGIVGFGRIGQAVMKRSRGFGMRVTAYDPYKRDAIENSRGVEYRELDELLKESDFVTLHCPLTEETRHLIGKRELHLMKSTAILINTSRGPVVDETALVAALEQGRIAGAGLDVYEDEPRLSSGLSELPNVVLLPHIGSATVDTREQMALLAAKNGLAMLRGRRPPNVVNPEVYESPAYNRRSKDRGASD from the coding sequence ATGGCACGGAAGGTTCTCGTTCCCTGGCCGATACCCAAAGCGGGGGTGGATGCGCTGAGCAGGGCTGGGGTGGATGTTCTGGTGATCCATGGACCACGAGGTGAACCTCTTGCAGAGGGGCAGCTGATCGAGACGGTAAAAGGGGCGGATCTCCTCCTTCCCAGGGGAGGCCAGCGGATTCGGAGAGAGGTGATGACGGCCGGCCCGAGGCTGCGCGGCATTGCCAACTACGGGGTGGGATATGACAATATCGACACAAAGTCTGCCACGGAACTCGGTATTCCAGTGACCAATACCCCCGGAGTCCTGACGGATACTACGGCGGACCTTGCCTGGGCGTTGCTCATGGCAACGGCGAGGATGATCCCCCAGGCCCATAGTTACACCGTCTCCGGCCAATGGCAACAAGACGGCTGGAAGCGATTCATGGGGCTCGATATAGGACCCGGTGGCTCCAGAACGCGGAAGGTCCTCGGCATCGTAGGTTTTGGAAGAATCGGCCAGGCCGTGATGAAGCGCAGCCGAGGGTTCGGAATGAGGGTCACCGCCTATGACCCTTACAAAAGGGATGCCATTGAGAATAGCCGCGGAGTGGAATACAGGGAGCTCGACGAGCTGTTGAAAGAGAGCGATTTTGTCACCCTCCACTGCCCTCTGACCGAGGAAACCCGGCATCTCATCGGGAAAAGGGAACTCCATCTAATGAAATCGACCGCCATTCTCATCAATACCTCCAGGGGCCCGGTCGTGGATGAGACGGCCCTTGTGGCGGCTCTGGAGCAGGGAAGGATAGCAGGGGCCGGGCTCGACGTTTACGAGGACGAGCCCAGGCTCAGTTCTGGGCTTTCGGAACTGCCCAACGTGGTCCTGCTGCCCCATATAGGGAGTGCAACGGTGGATACCCGCGAACAGATGGCTCTCCTGGCCGCCAAGAACGGTCTGGCCATGCTCAGGGGGAGAAGACCCCCCAATGTCGTCAACCCCGAAGTCTACGAATCTCCGGCTTACAATCGGCGCTCAAAGGACAGAGGCGCGTCCGATTGA
- a CDS encoding trimethylamine methyltransferase family protein, translating to MMARGGQIRILSDDDIENIHLSALSILWQTGIEVREDQAFEILKKAGCPTNGKRVRIPSHLVEEAIRLAPEAFTLYGRDPSLRVTLEGRRVHYEPMIGRLNILDLETGMRRRTTLEDVADLVRLADCLEHYTLLHSGAIMPHIEGVPDEVSHVRGYYVSVKNSSKVIKGVVRGKQKARDCIRMASAVAGGDEILKRRPNIFTTCNVISPLQFNVEQTEGLIEYAKMGLPVDIASEPQSGATSPVTLSGTLAQQTAEILSMLVVAQLVHPGTPVLMGTVAAAMDLRNGTIALGGVEAAIMNVAHAQMARFYKIPSRGTGSNTESKTLDMQAGYEKMLTLLLPALAGINMIFYPGTMDHALTVSLESLLIDHEMCEAIGRIQAGVSVTDEKLGVDLIDVVGPGGHFLNQKHTLKHLEEEHFLPKLSDRDSYEVWLEKGKAGVVEKAKGQVKRILEEHRPLSLDSAVDKELVGIIKEVEKRELGI from the coding sequence ATGATGGCAAGAGGTGGTCAGATCAGAATTCTTTCTGATGATGATATTGAGAACATTCACCTGAGTGCTCTGTCGATCTTGTGGCAGACAGGTATAGAGGTGAGAGAGGACCAGGCTTTTGAGATCCTCAAAAAGGCTGGTTGCCCTACCAATGGGAAAAGGGTTCGCATACCCTCCCATTTGGTTGAGGAAGCGATTCGTTTGGCTCCAGAGGCCTTTACCCTGTATGGGAGGGATCCGAGTCTCAGAGTTACCCTTGAAGGTCGTCGAGTGCATTACGAGCCGATGATTGGTAGGTTGAATATTCTGGATCTGGAGACAGGGATGAGGCGTAGGACGACCCTGGAAGATGTGGCTGACCTGGTTCGCTTGGCGGACTGCCTCGAGCATTACACGCTTTTGCACAGCGGGGCGATCATGCCTCATATTGAGGGCGTTCCGGACGAGGTCTCTCATGTCCGGGGGTACTACGTAAGTGTCAAGAATTCCTCGAAAGTGATCAAAGGCGTTGTCAGGGGAAAACAGAAGGCGAGGGACTGTATTCGGATGGCTTCGGCGGTCGCGGGGGGAGATGAGATCCTGAAGAGGCGGCCTAACATCTTTACCACGTGTAACGTGATATCTCCCTTGCAGTTCAATGTGGAGCAAACCGAGGGCTTGATTGAATACGCGAAGATGGGCCTTCCGGTGGACATCGCATCTGAGCCACAATCAGGTGCTACGTCTCCTGTGACTCTTTCCGGGACCCTCGCTCAGCAAACTGCAGAAATCCTGTCGATGCTGGTTGTGGCCCAGTTGGTCCACCCCGGCACTCCTGTGTTGATGGGTACGGTGGCGGCTGCAATGGACCTTCGCAACGGGACGATTGCGCTGGGCGGGGTCGAGGCTGCCATAATGAATGTCGCCCATGCCCAGATGGCCCGGTTTTATAAGATCCCGAGTCGCGGGACGGGGAGTAATACCGAGTCCAAGACTCTAGACATGCAGGCGGGTTACGAAAAAATGCTCACCCTCTTACTGCCTGCATTGGCTGGTATCAATATGATCTTCTATCCGGGCACTATGGATCACGCCTTGACCGTAAGCCTGGAGAGTTTGTTGATCGACCATGAGATGTGCGAGGCGATCGGTCGGATACAGGCTGGCGTCTCGGTGACGGATGAAAAGCTTGGGGTGGACCTGATCGATGTGGTTGGCCCTGGGGGACATTTTCTTAACCAGAAGCACACCCTCAAGCATCTGGAGGAGGAGCATTTCTTGCCCAAGCTGAGCGACCGGGATTCTTACGAGGTCTGGCTGGAGAAAGGGAAGGCTGGCGTTGTTGAGAAGGCTAAGGGGCAGGTAAAGAGGATTCTCGAAGAACACAGGCCCCTCTCCCTTGACAGCGCCGTGGACAAGGAGTTGGTTGGAATAATCAAGGAGGTCGAGAAGAGAGAATTGGGGATTTGA
- a CDS encoding monomethylamine:corrinoid methyltransferase — MLSFWEVADRALNKGPLMKLKNFDLNLFKVATGLVKEYGIKYDPEVPIPPDDGLADRVFQAGLKLYAETGTYCTDTERVIRFEEEEILEALSELGRMPEEIEIGEGSDKRRLFKRTIGDPRKPLVVGGVVEDNPVEGRDFVQLYKSIAQERIINGIYYGPPPRSIEGKKWTINSPLDCHAAVSGVGWMREAIKSVGRPGLHLLDACPSALGTISACSLENGLRRTDAITLATISELKVNFELLNKVAYSLHYGCLRSPFWTSIVGGFAGGPEGCALVNVAAALNGIMVYQVGGSGYIMNSSILQNPPINTARQTIWVRNISMQALVRNTNLICGGGGLTSAGPGTEQQLWEIAALGIHTSCVGGHIFHGARKAVLVKPNQGTGLEPRWEGEAARAGASLRRDEANEVIDFILRKYEDNISPDKAPAGYSFNELYDYENVTVKPEYFDLYCKVKKELEDKGLRFD; from the coding sequence GTGTTATCTTTTTGGGAGGTGGCAGATAGGGCGCTCAACAAGGGCCCACTGATGAAGTTGAAGAATTTTGATCTCAACCTTTTCAAGGTCGCAACGGGCTTGGTCAAGGAGTATGGCATCAAGTACGATCCAGAAGTTCCTATCCCACCGGATGATGGGCTGGCAGATCGTGTCTTTCAAGCCGGGTTGAAGCTTTATGCCGAGACGGGAACCTACTGCACGGACACCGAAAGGGTGATTCGATTCGAGGAGGAAGAGATCCTAGAAGCCCTGTCTGAACTCGGCCGGATGCCTGAAGAGATAGAGATCGGTGAAGGATCCGACAAGAGGCGGCTGTTCAAAAGGACCATTGGAGACCCGAGGAAACCGCTGGTTGTTGGAGGGGTGGTAGAGGACAATCCGGTAGAAGGTCGGGATTTTGTCCAGTTATACAAGAGCATAGCTCAGGAGAGGATCATAAACGGGATCTACTACGGACCTCCTCCACGGAGCATCGAAGGTAAGAAGTGGACCATCAATTCGCCTCTGGACTGCCACGCTGCAGTGAGCGGGGTTGGATGGATGAGAGAAGCCATCAAGAGTGTGGGAAGGCCGGGTTTACACCTCCTCGACGCTTGCCCTTCGGCGCTGGGGACCATATCGGCGTGTAGCTTGGAAAATGGGCTTCGGAGAACCGATGCCATCACTCTTGCTACTATAAGCGAATTGAAAGTCAACTTCGAACTCCTCAACAAAGTCGCCTATAGCCTTCATTACGGCTGCTTGAGAAGTCCGTTCTGGACCTCAATTGTAGGAGGTTTTGCTGGAGGCCCTGAAGGTTGCGCCCTCGTGAACGTTGCTGCGGCCCTAAACGGAATCATGGTCTACCAGGTGGGAGGGAGCGGGTACATCATGAATTCGAGTATCCTCCAAAACCCCCCGATAAACACGGCTCGCCAGACTATCTGGGTAAGAAACATCAGTATGCAGGCCTTGGTGAGGAATACCAATCTTATATGTGGTGGCGGTGGACTCACCTCTGCGGGTCCTGGAACGGAACAGCAACTGTGGGAGATTGCTGCCCTTGGAATTCATACCTCTTGTGTGGGAGGTCACATTTTTCATGGTGCCCGGAAGGCTGTCTTGGTAAAGCCGAACCAGGGAACAGGATTGGAGCCCAGGTGGGAGGGAGAGGCAGCTCGGGCAGGTGCCTCGCTGAGGCGGGATGAGGCGAATGAAGTGATCGACTTCATACTGAGGAAGTATGAGGACAACATCTCACCAGACAAAGCTCCCGCTGGTTACAGTTTCAATGAACTTTATGACTATGAGAATGTCACCGTGAAGCCAGAGTACTTTGACCTTTACTGCAAGGTCAAGAAGGAACTGGAAGACAAAGGGCTGAGATTCGACTAG
- a CDS encoding cytochrome C — protein MVLALVLVLILLFGTSHAAEDSCIACHEKISPGQVQDFKSSEHARQDLGCATCHGDRHTRAENYKLARLPDEKVCADCHEDKFNQFSKGKHNFGWTSLNALPASHLAPDELIEGGRGCGGCHNMGIKSEEQKRDLQEKGYRYQNNSCDECHTRHSFSKKEARNPRACQQCHMGYDHPQWEMWSSSKHGERWFALRSGDLPRDAVAPTCQQCHMPDGNHENHTAWGFLGVRLPLPQDKQWAADRITILKALGVLDPGTGKATPILDAVKAVDMARLDQPSWQRERDKMIQTCSQCHSEAYAREQLAMGDSILQKVDRLMADAIETVAGLYKEGIIQKPADYPANYPFLLTFMHTGGAEGNTDFDRLSYIDQVLVQMFMKHRMRSYQAFFHVNPDYAYWYGYNMMLKDLGEIKELARTMRAVHRQGQ, from the coding sequence TTGGTGTTGGCTCTTGTTTTGGTATTGATCCTTCTTTTTGGAACATCCCATGCGGCCGAAGACTCCTGTATCGCCTGCCATGAGAAGATTTCACCGGGGCAGGTTCAGGACTTCAAGAGTAGCGAACATGCCCGGCAAGACCTCGGCTGCGCAACCTGCCACGGCGACAGACATACAAGGGCTGAGAATTACAAGCTGGCCAGACTGCCCGACGAGAAGGTCTGTGCCGATTGCCACGAAGACAAATTCAACCAGTTCTCCAAGGGCAAACATAACTTCGGCTGGACATCGCTCAACGCCCTGCCCGCCAGCCACCTTGCCCCTGACGAACTGATAGAGGGTGGTCGGGGCTGCGGCGGGTGTCACAATATGGGCATCAAGTCGGAGGAGCAGAAGAGAGACCTCCAGGAAAAGGGATACCGCTACCAGAACAACTCATGCGATGAATGTCATACCAGACACAGTTTCTCCAAGAAGGAGGCAAGAAACCCGAGAGCTTGCCAGCAGTGCCACATGGGATACGATCATCCCCAATGGGAGATGTGGTCGAGTTCCAAACACGGTGAACGCTGGTTCGCCCTTCGCAGCGGCGACCTCCCGAGAGATGCCGTCGCTCCCACATGCCAGCAATGCCACATGCCTGATGGCAACCACGAAAACCACACGGCCTGGGGATTTCTGGGGGTGAGACTGCCTTTGCCTCAGGACAAGCAGTGGGCGGCTGACCGGATAACCATCCTCAAGGCACTAGGCGTTCTCGATCCCGGGACGGGCAAGGCGACCCCGATTCTCGACGCGGTCAAAGCCGTTGATATGGCGCGCCTCGATCAGCCCTCCTGGCAAAGGGAACGGGACAAGATGATCCAGACCTGTTCGCAATGTCACTCAGAAGCCTATGCCAGGGAGCAACTGGCCATGGGGGATTCCATACTCCAGAAGGTGGATCGCCTGATGGCGGATGCCATTGAGACGGTCGCCGGTCTCTACAAGGAGGGGATCATCCAAAAACCTGCAGACTATCCCGCCAACTATCCCTTCCTGCTCACTTTCATGCATACAGGCGGCGCTGAGGGAAACACGGATTTCGACAGGCTCTCCTACATCGACCAGGTTCTGGTCCAGATGTTCATGAAGCATCGCATGCGTTCCTACCAGGCGTTTTTCCATGTCAACCCCGACTATGCTTACTGGTATGGTTACAATATGATGCTCAAGGACCTTGGCGAGATCAAGGAACTGGCAAGGACCATGCGGGCCGTGCACAGGCAAGGGCAGTAG
- a CDS encoding TAXI family TRAP transporter solute-binding subunit: MEKKGVFVGVLVCVLLSAFLSSEAFASEIKLLKIGTASPGGNWYLSGAALAPKLEEVLPGVRVTSTTGGSVSNTVKVNSGRELQIGLTIANVQYQAYKGMPPFFKKAHENIRFIGTIETMIWQMVVPRKSNIFSVYDLKDKRINPGKIGWGDRVIAELVLKAHGLSFKIIEANGGVVNSLGFNDAATMMQDGHLDCEMTYGAIMPFLLNLDTRPGLRWLPFGGKERDTFLSNELAVGWAKATLKKGAYAGVTEDIPAVGVQTTVIVNKDLPDDMVYKITEVLFESGFQKDIFAAAERKGFPKTCCLETVMNGATIPIHPGALRYFKEKGVPIRK, translated from the coding sequence ATGGAGAAGAAGGGTGTGTTTGTTGGGGTTTTGGTGTGTGTGTTACTCTCGGCTTTCCTCTCGTCAGAGGCGTTCGCGTCTGAAATCAAGCTCCTTAAGATAGGGACTGCGTCACCAGGAGGGAACTGGTACCTTTCGGGGGCGGCTCTGGCACCGAAATTAGAGGAGGTGCTTCCAGGTGTGAGGGTGACCAGCACTACCGGAGGCTCGGTTTCCAACACGGTGAAAGTGAATAGCGGCAGGGAGCTGCAGATCGGGTTGACCATTGCAAATGTACAATACCAAGCCTACAAAGGGATGCCTCCTTTCTTCAAGAAAGCCCATGAAAATATACGCTTCATCGGAACTATCGAGACGATGATATGGCAAATGGTCGTCCCGAGGAAATCAAACATATTTAGCGTCTATGATTTGAAAGACAAGAGAATCAATCCCGGAAAGATAGGCTGGGGCGACCGGGTGATAGCGGAACTGGTTTTGAAAGCCCATGGGTTGAGTTTCAAGATCATCGAGGCCAACGGGGGGGTGGTGAACAGCCTCGGTTTCAATGATGCGGCCACAATGATGCAGGATGGACATCTGGACTGCGAGATGACCTATGGAGCCATCATGCCGTTTCTGCTGAACCTGGACACGAGGCCGGGCCTTCGATGGTTGCCTTTCGGAGGCAAGGAAAGGGATACTTTCCTTTCAAATGAACTGGCCGTTGGATGGGCAAAGGCCACCCTAAAAAAGGGAGCCTATGCGGGTGTTACTGAAGACATTCCTGCCGTGGGAGTTCAGACTACCGTGATAGTCAACAAGGATCTGCCCGACGATATGGTTTACAAGATCACCGAGGTTTTGTTCGAAAGTGGTTTTCAGAAGGACATTTTTGCTGCCGCCGAGAGGAAGGGATTCCCCAAAACCTGTTGCCTGGAAACCGTGATGAACGGGGCCACAATACCGATCCATCCGGGCGCTCTTCGGTACTTCAAAGAGAAGGGAGTCCCTATCAGGAAGTAG
- a CDS encoding OmpA family protein, with protein sequence MKKGILLPLIFVFGVAHPLHCRAADDIQVLTPGRSARVGYQTVDENRLLVSVLDPDGRPIRGLKAEDFLVQKGDRKARILSAEPLETTQEVPLNIVLVVDNSFSMKKRRAVGPLLSALDSFLQTVRPIDNIHVVVFDERQKMLVGGRTLHTRAFHSNDVGQFRDFFKDAFGRAITSGTYLYEAMVAGLDIVRRMPGKDQKFLVVFSDGEDINSRLTERTVEEEASGIPNFEAYCVDYMPRRKMNPFLKSFAGNHGGRIWKAKSAKELLPIFQSFTTTLLYRYVVTYRIPQPPHGTLTMAPAELDFNRVTMIGGAPIADMVFFETGKAEIPDKYVLLADRAEAESFREEDLTDAMERYYNVLNLVGRRLTENPAARIRIVGCNSDSGPEEKNLDLSRRRAQAVRDYLSGVWGIAASRMEVEARNLPSHPTPMIVLGGRAENQRVEILFESEELRRAAAERFIVEINHINQIRIVPHITAEYGLSHWRLTISGDSRTIKILEGTGDLEPFYAFPLDEFGLDELAGFRNIRACIRVTDIYGDTFDTCTGLSVVRVSKREAIRELVGPPHGELKIEPETLTVEELTTVDSSPLLNYVFFETGQSEIPERYVVFSNQSETESFDERRLRGQMEKYYHLLNIIGQRLVANPETRIRIVGCNSNRGVERGRTDLSRSRAEAVRAYLRYIWGIDSWRMAIEARNSPVVASPGNLEEGRAENQRVEIYSNSPEILDTVKSSYVEEIADTESIRVFPRIQAGYGIEHWSIKLEGDGFQMDSVEGDGDLLPVYTFDLEKTGLHRIRSFQKIRATLGVTDKAGNTFNTDATSSVRFVRREERVARKLGYRVMERYALILFDFDRADIEDRNKTVLDRIIKRIEALPEATVTIVGHTDTIGNESYNMALSERRAKAVYDGILAGIMPAAERITYRGAGPHDPLYDNGLPEGRALNRTVTITIEYEKRQ encoded by the coding sequence ATGAAAAAGGGCATACTCCTGCCGTTGATCTTTGTCTTTGGCGTCGCACATCCCCTGCACTGCCGTGCTGCTGACGACATCCAGGTCCTTACCCCGGGCCGAAGCGCCCGGGTGGGATACCAGACAGTGGATGAGAACAGGCTCCTGGTTTCTGTCTTGGACCCTGACGGCCGCCCTATCCGTGGTTTGAAAGCCGAGGATTTCCTTGTTCAAAAGGGGGACAGGAAGGCCAGGATACTCTCCGCGGAACCTCTTGAGACCACCCAAGAGGTTCCCTTGAACATCGTTCTCGTCGTGGACAACTCCTTCTCCATGAAGAAGCGCCGAGCCGTAGGGCCCCTTCTTTCCGCCCTTGATTCTTTTCTGCAGACCGTGCGCCCCATAGACAATATCCATGTCGTCGTGTTCGATGAACGACAAAAGATGCTGGTGGGAGGGAGGACCCTACACACCAGGGCCTTTCATTCGAATGACGTTGGGCAATTCAGGGATTTTTTCAAGGATGCATTCGGCCGTGCAATAACCAGCGGCACATACCTCTACGAAGCCATGGTGGCGGGCCTCGACATCGTCCGCCGGATGCCCGGAAAAGACCAGAAGTTTCTGGTCGTATTCTCGGACGGCGAGGATATCAACAGCAGGCTAACCGAGAGAACGGTCGAGGAGGAAGCATCGGGAATTCCAAACTTCGAGGCCTACTGTGTGGACTACATGCCGAGGAGGAAGATGAATCCTTTCCTCAAATCCTTTGCCGGCAATCACGGCGGCCGCATCTGGAAGGCCAAGTCGGCAAAGGAACTCCTCCCTATCTTCCAGTCCTTTACCACCACGCTGCTTTATCGCTACGTTGTGACCTATCGGATTCCACAGCCGCCCCACGGAACTTTGACCATGGCGCCGGCTGAACTCGATTTCAACAGGGTTACTATGATAGGGGGAGCACCCATAGCGGACATGGTATTTTTCGAAACCGGCAAAGCCGAGATCCCTGACAAATACGTCCTTCTCGCTGACAGAGCCGAGGCGGAATCCTTTAGGGAAGAAGACCTGACAGACGCCATGGAGAGGTACTACAACGTCCTCAATCTCGTGGGCAGACGGCTGACCGAGAATCCTGCGGCCCGGATCCGTATCGTGGGGTGTAATTCCGATTCCGGCCCGGAAGAGAAAAACCTCGATCTGTCAAGACGCAGGGCTCAAGCCGTAAGGGACTACCTGTCCGGTGTCTGGGGCATAGCCGCCTCCCGCATGGAAGTGGAGGCCCGGAACCTGCCGTCCCACCCGACACCCATGATTGTTCTGGGCGGCCGAGCCGAGAATCAGCGGGTGGAAATACTCTTCGAATCGGAGGAGTTGCGCCGAGCCGCGGCTGAACGGTTCATCGTCGAGATAAATCATATAAACCAGATAAGGATCGTGCCCCATATAACGGCAGAGTACGGCCTTTCTCACTGGAGGCTTACCATCTCGGGTGACAGCCGGACTATTAAGATCCTGGAGGGTACCGGCGACCTCGAACCCTTTTACGCCTTTCCTCTAGACGAGTTCGGCCTGGACGAGCTGGCAGGATTCAGGAACATAAGAGCCTGTATCAGGGTCACCGACATTTATGGTGATACCTTTGACACCTGTACGGGCCTTTCTGTGGTTCGGGTCTCCAAGAGGGAAGCAATAAGGGAACTGGTCGGTCCTCCTCACGGTGAACTCAAAATAGAACCGGAGACCCTCACCGTTGAAGAGCTGACTACAGTGGATAGCTCTCCCCTGCTGAACTACGTGTTTTTTGAGACGGGCCAGAGCGAGATTCCCGAAAGGTACGTGGTCTTTTCGAACCAGAGTGAGACAGAGTCCTTTGATGAGAGGCGTCTGAGAGGCCAGATGGAAAAGTACTATCACCTTCTCAACATAATCGGGCAGCGCCTGGTGGCCAATCCGGAAACCCGCATAAGAATCGTCGGCTGCAACTCTAACCGCGGAGTGGAGCGAGGGAGGACCGACCTCTCACGGAGCCGAGCAGAAGCGGTGCGGGCATACCTGAGGTATATATGGGGGATAGATTCATGGCGAATGGCGATAGAGGCTCGCAACTCACCCGTCGTCGCAAGCCCGGGCAATTTGGAGGAAGGCAGGGCAGAGAACCAGCGTGTGGAGATCTATTCGAATTCTCCGGAGATTCTGGATACCGTGAAGAGCAGCTATGTAGAGGAGATCGCCGATACCGAATCGATCCGGGTCTTCCCCAGGATCCAGGCCGGCTACGGTATTGAGCACTGGAGTATCAAGCTGGAGGGGGATGGCTTCCAGATGGACTCGGTTGAGGGAGACGGCGATCTTCTCCCGGTCTATACCTTTGATCTGGAAAAGACAGGCCTCCACAGGATTCGCTCTTTCCAGAAGATCAGGGCGACTCTTGGGGTAACGGACAAAGCCGGCAACACATTCAATACCGACGCCACCTCGTCTGTCCGCTTCGTCAGGAGGGAAGAGCGGGTTGCCCGGAAATTGGGCTACAGAGTCATGGAGAGGTATGCCCTCATCCTCTTCGATTTTGACCGGGCGGATATTGAGGACCGAAACAAGACGGTCCTTGACCGGATCATCAAGAGGATCGAAGCCCTCCCCGAGGCCACGGTGACGATTGTGGGCCATACGGACACAATCGGGAATGAGAGTTACAATATGGCGCTTTCAGAGCGCCGGGCAAAGGCCGTCTATGACGGGATACTGGCAGGGATCATGCCGGCGGCCGAGAGGATCACATACAGGGGAGCAGGGCCCCACGATCCCCTGTACGACAACGGCCTCCCTGAAGGCCGTGCCCTCAACCGCACCGTGACCATAACCATCGAGTATGAAAAGAGGCAGTAA